The DNA window tgggatgaatccagtttgatcgtggtgtatgatttttttgatgacctgttgatgtcaactggccagaattttgttgaaaaatttttgcatcaatgttcatcagggaaatcagtctatagtcctctttccgtgatgagtccctgccggttttgggatgagggttatactgtcttcatagaatgtgtctgctagtgaactttctctttcactttccttgaagagtttgagaaatattggtgtgacatCTgtattgaaggccttgtagaattctgctgtgaatctgtgtgGACCTGGGCtttacttggatgggagatcacttattgccatttctatttcaatgatgggtgtgggtctgtttagaagttttaaatcttcatggttgagtttggggatatcaatttttttccaggaaataatccatttcttccaggttctcgaatttgttggcataaaggttcgcaaaatagtcccttattgtgttctgaattttggttatgtCTGTGGTGATGTCACCTGTTTCCTCTCTGAACTTGTTTATTTCAGTGTGTTGCCTTCGTttattggtcaggtttgctaggggtctgtctatcttgttgatttttttcaaagaaccaactatttgttttgttgattctttcgatgtttttatttttgtctctaattcatttaattctaatttgattttaattatttgcttccatctattgacttggggtttggcttgttctctctttCAAAGAGagtaaggtgctttcttaaattattgagttgctgtttctccagtttgttggtgtatgcactcagatatataaatttccctctgagtaatGCCTTTGCTGTGTGCCAAAGGAGCAGggactttgtgtactcatcttggttgaattccataaacatttgaatttctgttcaaatttcttcaatgacccactgatgtttcagcagtgtgttgtatTGTAGGATATTCtacggtggctgtttgagttgagctctaattttattccattgtggtctgagagaatgcagggaatggttttgatacttctgagtttgtacagattttctttgagccctaagatgtgatctattttggagaatgttccatgtgcagccgaaaagaatgtgtattcagttgttgctggatgaaatattctgaagatgttggttaagtctagttggtctatgcaattgtttagttctgtggtttctttgttcagtttttcatgtgttgatctgtccagaagtgatagtggagtattaaagtccccaactatcaatgtgtttgggtctaggagtgtttttagagtcagtagtgtttgtttgatgaagttgggtgctcctgcatttggtgtgtagatatttaggaaggCTATATTctcctgaaggagagatccctttatgaggatgtagtaatcttctttgtctcttctcaccatttttaatttgaagtcaattttatctgatactacgattgcaacaccagcctgcttaggggggccatttgcttgatagatttgattccagcctttcacttttagaagatgtttacttttgctggatagctgtgtctcttggaggcagcagaaagatggatcttcctctgtgacaggaccgtttatctgtctcaggaactgtttgttcccccgtctggtggtTCCGTGCCACctgtagctgctcgctgcttttgctttaaatttagaaattctggcgggcagggcggggcacctctagtTGTGCTgaggcccaggatgagcctccctcctgggcagggggcgttctcctgggaggagctggctctcactggtccgtcctcttgcccttttcaaagatggcccctttgtccttgctttccccaggcctgctttagttccagtggggtctggtgagtacatttcttgtgatatcttacaccctcgttttcctttcccttccctagatcaggtaggcatatatacaaaacCGAGTGTACCAAAAAATATACAGTAgtcacgtggcatatgccaaaggaaattcacctagaactttaaatataatgtcaacaatagagtgcTTATCCTTATCTTACATGATCATACATACGTTTGaggtattgtgatccactgagaagtCTATTTGAGACCTTaacatgtttagtagttgtttgttttagttacataatataagatcgctgacccaaacctgtgggaaataccgtttgacaagaatttttttgttttgcagacctggtctctagtgacccccccccccacacacacacaccttaacagtcatatatcatggAGATCATgcgcctttgttttctgtgttctaggcttttctcgctcaacgttatttgttcaagttctgaccacttccctgcaaataccaatattttatcatttctaattgctatgtagcattccattgtgaataggtaccacattttttggatccattcgtctgtggaggggcatctgggttgtttccatattttggctattgtgaattgtgcagcgataaacatggaagtgcagatgactttttgatatcttgggacctgttgctcaggatagatgcctaggagtggtatggctggggcataggttaggtctatgttgagctttttgaggaacctccatactgttctccaaagtggttgtactaatttgcactcccaccaacaatggagaagggttcctctttccctgcaccccctccagtatttgttattgcctgagttcagagtataggccattctaactggagtgaggtaggtatctcagggttgtttttatttacatttccttaactgccagggatgttgaattttcctcatatgtttctttgccatttttatctcttctcctgtgaagtctctctttagctcctttgctcatttaataattggtttactgggctttgTGGGGGTtagctttttgagttctgtgtagatGACgggtattaggcctttgtctgttgctgtgctggtaaatatcctttcccatatcgttggctgtctttcttgtttggtggctatgtctttagctattcagaaactttttattttgtagtagtcccatttgttgagactctcccctttctgttgtgcccttgggactatattcaagaagttctttcctgtgcctataagttctagggtctttcctactctgtccttcagtagtttcaaagattcaggtcagATGTTgatgtccttgatccattttgagttgatcttggttcatggtgataggctagggtctactttgagttttctgcatatggctgcccagttttcccagcaccagtagttgaagaggctatgttttttccattgtttgtctttggctcctttgtcaaatatcagctgactgtaagaataatTTAGGGTCTCATATACTCAGTGTAAGGGCTCAAAACTAGAAGTAATTgttgaaagaaattaaaacaagaaacaggAAGTCGTGTATCAAGAGGAAGGAAATGTAGCATTACAGTCTAGTGAGACAGAAATTGTCTGGAAGAGTTTCACCTGTATCTTTAAAAGAAGGATCACACATTTTCTTGCAACACCATTTAATGGGATCATTCAGTGACACAAAATAATCACTTGAGAACTCAAGGTGGTATAGGAGAAGAATCCTTCATTTGCCACTGCAGATTTTACTTGGTGACCCACATTAAATGAAAGCCTTTGGGAATATACAGatcttgcaaaacaaaaacaacaacaaaaaccacacacacacacatacacacacacacacatcctgaatTTCAAGAGGGATGTGCACTACATATTATTCCATGCCACTAAACACATAGCAACAACATTGCTGAGAAAACTGATCAGATATATACTGGCTACAACCTACACCAAGTCACGTGTTGGGCATTTCAAGAGACCACaatattttttttgctcatgagAACATGACACACCAAGAATGGACAATGGACAACCTGAAGCTCGTCCACCCAAGGCATGACATTACCATtaatttttcacttcttttgtttttatttatcttcagATAGATCTGCAGTCTCCCTTAATTGTTCTTTCCTCACGTCCTCTTTCTCgttttttatgtttatgaaaaATCTCAGTTGGCTTTAACTCAAGAGAGGTTAACTTCAGTTATTGTTGATTGTCTCCCATATTCCAGAATTCTGAATAATACTGGGTACCTCTGTTAATCCATCCCTCTCTTTTGTGATTTGAACAGACATACAAAAATCCAtctgattatattttatttaaatatttcctttcGGTTATGCAAAATAAAACTTTGGGTTTATGCTTCACTCAAAACAACAGGCTCAAATTTCCTCTGATCCCACTTTATTCAGTTACACTAACTACAAACACAGGGAAGTGAAAGGTTTTGAGGAATTCTGAAATTAGAATTGTACCTTATTTCATGTTTAATGGAGAGTAAGATTCACAGGAATATCCAGAAGGTACAGGTTTGGTAAAACATGAAGGAGTATCTCTCTCATGTTGATTGTGCTCTAATTCATTAGGATGGTCTTGCTTGGTAGGCTCTTAGTCCATTCTGTGTGGTGTTGAAAGCTctactccctctttttcttctttcccatcttaACAACCATTTGGTAAACAAGCAACCAACATTTTGTGACAAGGAAAAGAACGGTGGCCACACAGGCCAGGGGGAAGCCAATGATATCCAGAGAGTGGTACTGATACCAGGTGAGATTGTGCGCAAGTGGCCTCAGGTGCTTGGCTCCTTTGTTGCGCATGACAAATTCGATCCAGAAGATAGCTCGGTCCAGAGGCTTCATAGGCTGATCATGGTGAATGGTTGATAGCCATATAGCGTTCTTTTTACAGCTAAAGGCAAAACAAATTGACATCCATTTATGGAATGAACTAGAAATATGATAGAAGATTTCTGTAAATATTAAAAATGGTTCCATAAAACTTGAAGAGAGCTGGTCatcggtgactcatgcctgcaatcctagatattcaagaggctgagatctgaggattgtggttcacagtAAGCACAGGCcggaaagtccataagaatcaTATCTCCAAATATGCATGAGAAAACCAGAGGTTCTTTCTCTTAACTGGTAGCTCACTAGCTTTGAGATAAAGAACTAAGATATAGTGcccaagaaaagagaaatgattttCTCTACTGTTTTCATAGACATCTTAATGTGGAAGGATGGTGCTTCTTAATGACATTAGACTTAACAATTTAGgaagatattttaaaagcaaGATTTAATAAAAATAGACAGCAGAATCAATTAAGTTCCAAAGGCAAAACTAAAGCTTAACTTCTCCAGAACACAATTACGAACACACATGTTTTTCAAAATTCAGAATTGCATTTTAAGGTAGAGACAGACGGACATTTGGTGCATAAATTGTTCTGCCCCGCTCCCAGAGTTATATTGATCTTTTATCAGTGcctaattattttataataacaaaagtTTACTGTGTCTCACTGTTTAAAACTTGGTTCTAtaatttgagctcaaggccttggcaaTGTCcttgaatatttgtttttctcataGGAAGAGTTTCACCACTCGAGCCTGGGCTTTACTTCTGGCTCAATttttgttaattggacataagaatgttatggactttcctgcttgtccTGACAtcaaacctcggtcctcagatcccaccctcttgagtagctgagatttcaggtgtCAGCCCTGGAACACagacttcctttcatttcttgaCCCTAACACTTACTTGATCCACGGTTATTCTATAATTTAACTTTTCCTTCTAATGGGTACTGAACTTAATATACTTCTGTACTGTAGGGGGTAAAAACAGTGAAATGCATTAAGAAATACCAAAATGTGTGATACAGTAAGCTTTAGTATGCATTCTCTAATTAAGGAATCCCTTGCTTTTTTCAGTATCAACATTGTACCtattcaaaatttaaaacaaaaaaatatttcagataatTACTTTTACATCCAATCAGTCTATAAAAGACACATTGGTTTtcataggaaggaagagaaaatatgcCTCACAAAATATTTGTTAGGAGTCCAATATGTGTTTGGAGGCTGATAGATTACACCTGTGATCTTTTCTATCCCAGGAGATTGAGGTCTTAACTATCACAGCTCAAAGTAGaccggacagaaaagtccttaggtttcatcttcaaaatatccATGGAAAAGCAGGATGGGAGTCAGAGCTCAAGGGGCAGAACGCCAACTGGAGAATTAAATGAGCTAAacaagcattgagttcaaaccccagtgccttgATAAAGCATCAAAGCAAAATTGCTTTTAAATGTGCCTGCTATACTAGTATTGTAAGTACATTCCAAAATATAATGCTTTATTTTGCAGTCATGGTGAAAGGAGAGACATACAGAATATTGCTCCTAAGAGTAAATTGACACTAGTGTTAATGAAATTAATACATATACTGACAGTAATTTGAATTGCAAATTATGGCTATTGAACAGCAATTTGTAACTTCTACATTTgactttaagtttttaaattataatatttCTCATTGAGATACCATGTTTCTGAGGTTCTAATAATATCCACAACATTTTTCTAATAGGGTTAATCAGGTAACTTTAAAAGTCCTACTGACAGAATTGAAGAAATCACATAGATAATTTAGGCAACATAAAATGCAATAGCAAGTAGAGCTTTGATATCTTACTGTTTAACAATATAGACCATtgtagaagtcttttttttttaaaggaaatcataagaaaacaaactgaaatgGTGAATGTGTTCATCCTTTTCCCTATAGCAACATATAGTATTTATGGAGTATTGATTTTATAAACCTATATTTTATAAACAGTAACTAATGAGATCTTAGGCTGCAAAAAATGTTATAACTCAACTGGATTAATGCATGCCATTTATGGAGGGAATGTTCATGCTCCCCCAATTCATTGCTTTCCTCAACTTCCTTGCAGTCATTGCGTTGCCATCCTAAGTGATTTCTTTCAGTCCACTTTTGGCCTGTTTTAGAATTCTCAAGTATTTGAAAATTCTTTTCCATTGAAATCTGTGGTGAAAATAATAACTTGTTATGGCTGGAAATGAAAGTACATCCCTGAAATCTCAGCATTCCAAATGCTAAAAGATGATGATCAAGAGTTTAAACCCACCCTGACCTGTATAGCACATCCATGTTGCAACAAACACaatgacatgcacacacacacacacacacacacacacacacacacacacacactattgtgaTTTGTTACATAAATTATAGGTCATTGATGAAGTCTATCAATACTAATCAACCCTAAATTGATGGTAAGTCTGAACTAATGGTTCAGAAGCGTAAAAAGAAGCATACTACCAGAAGGGTGGGTATTTGCCAACCAGGAACAGTTCCTTAGGTTTAATGACTAGAAAACCACACACACGggcgagtacacacacacacacaaacacacacgcacacacaccccacacaaaaGCATACTCAAGGTTATACTCACAGAGGGTTGTTAATGACGGTTTCCAGTGCTCTGAGCAAGTCTTTACTTGACAGTGTTCTTATATCCAGTTGCGCAGCTGCTCCTTTGGCCACCATGTGAGCAATGTTATCACGTTGTTCCCCAAACAAAGGAATGCCCACCATGGGAACCCCGTGATGGATGGCCTCGTAGATGCCATTAGCTCCACCGTGAGTGatgaaggcttttgtttttgaatgACCTACGATTAGGTGAATTTCAATAAAATTGTTCATTAAACTTCTTAGTGATAAGGTATAATATGAGGCAGTGAAAGGAACATACTTTTCCTAAGCAATTATTGCAcctatgaaattatatttaagtgACTTTCTTATCTCACCTCAACTAGCACTTAATTGACTTGAGATATTAGTAAAATTCTTAGGGCATCTGTCTTAGGTTTTGTAAGAATTGAGATTGAAAATGATGTATCGCTTTCAGTTGACTAGATAGCAAAAGTACCGAATGGATAATGGAGAGCAAttcctgaagcaaaaaaaaaaaaagtggggctggggatatggcctagaggcaagagtgcctgcctcggatacacgaggccctaggttcgattccccagcaccacatatacagaaaacggccagaagcggcgctgtggctcaagtggcagagtgctagccttgagcgggaagaagccagggacagtgctcaggccctgagtccaaggcccaggactggcaaaaaaaaataaaaaaataaaaaaataaagtgtattgTATTAAGGGATACTATGTTACATAACACACAGTATTATGGAGTGAGTACATAATACTCCCATACTCTTCACTTTGTGAATGACCTCAAAAAGTGTAGATTATAAACTAACATTTAGACTCTTGAAGACATGATCAACATGGGAAAATTCATCTGGAAAGACAAACAAACGGACCTCAGAACCAATCCAGGGGTGGTTGCCAAGGCCTACTAGTAACACTCACATCAACAATTCACACTGTTGTGCTGCATGTTAAGACTACAGCTTCTTCCTCAtgaccagcacacaaacaaatgTTATTTCTGTAACTACTTTTTGACAAACCCGATAAAATCTATGTAAACAACTCTTTATGataaatgaattcattttaataattacATGTAACCTGTTTTAGATTACAAATTGTTAGTTTTGGAATTGTTAGTTAGGAAATTTTGAACATAAAATTCAGGATACTCACATCCTAACTTATTAATTATCACTACTCTGGGAAAAACCACTGCATGTAGAAAATAGATCTGGCATATAGTTCATAAGCCATAGGGTTgctgaaatggaaataaattgtaATGATGCTACCTTTATTTTTCAGGCGACTATGCACACATTCACATAAACTGTAGACATCTGGTTTCAGATATGTATAAAGGCCAGTCCAGTAGcagaggttggtttttttttccttaatgtacAAAGCTGAATAAATACATGGAAGGAAAGACAAACTTCCCCTTTGCTTTACCTGTATAACATCGTCATGGGTCCATTTCAAAATCGGAGGAAAGGATTACTTCGGAACACAAAACTATATAATATTTCAATCTACACTAAACTGCATGTCAAATGGTATTGTAGGACTCCACTTAGTAAGTGTAGTTTACCTCCTTTCTAAAGCAGTCTAGTGTATTGACGGGCTTAGTATTCTTGCAATCACTGGATGAAATTTGtgacttctgtgtttttttctgatgacaaaattcatgttttcattcattgtcaatttaaaaatccaaaattCCATGCTATTTCAGCACTTTCCAtgcatatttttacttttagtttcttAAGATAAATTGGAGTTATTGTAACAGGAAACTAGTATAGTCAGATATGTACAGAGTTTATGTCCCATACAGTGGAGACCACTACTGAGGAACTACATCTCACCTTTTGTGGAATTTGTGCCAGTGCTGATGCAATTACATTGGCAGTGTCATCTGTTAGGTTATCAATCATTGACCCTAAAGAAAACACCACCACACCATTGTCCCCAGAGCTTTGCACAAAATCTTCCATTTCCTATGAAGAAAAAGTGTACGTCATCTCTTACTTGCACAAAGACACCAACAGATACAAATAGTTCAGCAAACATGACTGAAGTTTGGTTATATCGAAGTAGCAATGTGCTGATGGTGCTTGCCTACAAtggtagctactgaggaggttgaggtctgaggatcctatTTCAAAGCCTGccttggtagaaaagtctgtgaaactttcttCTCTAACTAAACACCACAAAGctctaagtagagctgtggtgcaAGAGATAAGCAATAGTCTTGAGCATAGAAACTCAGGAATAatgccagaccttgagttcaaaatctACATAGGACTGTCAATAAAAAAGTTTTTTCAATATAAGTAGAGAAATTCAAATGTCACCAGAAATTATCAGGGGAACAAcagtgagattaaaaaaacaccAAGATTTTCCACTAGCAACTAGTAAGAGCACAGGTATTAACATGAAGTATATTTACACCATTATACtacattttccaaatatttccatCTGGTTTCCAAGTTATTTCTCTTAACAACTTTTTCCTATTTAAGAGTAATTATAGGCCTTGTATATTGTTCTTACTATTCTAATagcttttctctgtatttttttcaattctgaTTCCTCAACTGATTTCTGAGCATGTTCACCTGTCATCTTACTATCAAGGACTAGGATTGTGTGTTGCAGAACCATATGCATTGCAAAGGAAATCAAATAGCAATGACAAAATGGAACATATTTACCGTAGGCAAGGGTTTTGCAGGTTTGCAGTGGAGTCCTCCAACAAAGTCAAAACTTGGTAAAGTAGGGTGAGGGAATTCCAAGTCCCAGTAGGATCGAATAAGCCAGATGTCTGCTCTACTCATTTTCTCCAATAAGGTAGTGAGGTGTCCTTAGAGGAGAgtataaaagaaaaggaatacatAAGGACACAACAGAGTCTTTTCTAATAATAGGTTTTATTCTTAGAGGGTTACTATAATTTGTGTTTAATGattaataaatgtttttgttGGTAAATCAACAAATCTATGAGATGTAATTTACATGCATAATTTATTTGGAGGGTAATGATTTATGTAGGTACATGTGTCGtatttgtatatttgtgtgtgaaaGGCAAACTGGTAAGAGACTATTTCCATGGCATCTTCTTATATTAATAGTcatgaaaaatcataaaataagtaAGTGTATTACAGGTAGTAATATACTTCATGGTAAAAGTTAAAGGCATTCTCTTTAAAAGCAGAAGGAAGATAAGGATGTCagctctctccactccttttcaatgatgtactagaattcctagccaaagcaataaggcaagatgcacatataaaggggatccaagttgGGAAAAATGTTAAAGTCTCTCTCTTTCCAGaggacatgatcctgtatttaaagaaccccatagactctactcccaagttacttgagcttatccaaaactttggcaaaagagcaaaatataaaatatatgctcaAGAATCAACAGCATTTCTGTGTGCCCACACtatgaagagcaaggctgaaatcaggaaagcaactccttttacaatagcgtcaaaaacacaaaaaacttaggattaaccttaaccaaagaagtgaaagacctgtaGGAGGAACactttaaaaagctgaaaaataaaattaaagctaaatagaactgaagacccagaaatgaacccgcagacctatggctacttaatctttgataaaggagctaaaaataggatggaagaaggcagcttcttcaacaaatggtgttggtaCAATTGTTTAAACACCTTTAACTAACAAGCTAGAGCCTTAtgaatcaccctgcaccagaaataattccaaatggatcaaagaactcgaGGTGAAATCAGATATCTTGAAAACATCGTGGGAAGGAAtaggacaaacacttgggctccttcacacaggttgaaacttttaGATTAATGTCCCAtaagcacaacaaatcaaagaaaggttggacaaatggaattgcatcaaactgcagagctttagtatggcaaaggacatagctagcaagataaatagaaagcctttgAATTGGGAAaagtcttcactggccatacaacaaaaaagggcctcatatataaaatatacatagaacaccaaaaaattaaattcatccaaaacaaatcctgaaagaaacaactgcccacTTAGTAAAtgtgctaaagacctaaaaagagacatctctgaagaggaattgagaatggccaagatacaCATTTAGAAGTGCtccatatcactggccataaaaggaatgaaaatcaaaacaacactaagattgCAACTCACTTCAGTAAGAACGTCTATTATCTGAAGGAAGCTACTGTTTATTTACTTAGTTTTGCAGTAAATTtggtttggactcagggacttgtgATTGCTAGGTAGGTAATATTCCACTTAGCCACATCTGTAGCTGAGAGATAGAGTGTCCATTATCTAAAAAACAtagcaacagatgctggaggggatgtggccaaaagcgaaCCTTTCTACATTgttgttgggagtgtaaacttgttcaaccattctggaaatctgtatggag is part of the Perognathus longimembris pacificus isolate PPM17 chromosome 16, ASM2315922v1, whole genome shotgun sequence genome and encodes:
- the LOC125364902 gene encoding UDP-glucuronosyltransferase 2B17-like isoform X1 — encoded protein: MPGKRIWVLLLLQLNCYFSSGSCGKVLVWPMEYSPWINMKVILDELILRGHEITVVRPSSAIFVGSNESYSIKFETFPSSFNTDEYMGVFSQLTNLWAYELSRTTCLAYLPLLENLFMKFSDIWLNICKEAALNKELMARLRKARFDIVIADAIGLFGELLSELLEIPLLYTLRFHPGYTTEKYSGGLLVPPSYVPVMSGLSGQMTFMERVENFICMLYFDFWFETFKSKKWSNFYSEVLGHLTTLLEKMSRADIWLIRSYWDLEFPHPTLPSFDFVGGLHCKPAKPLPTEMEDFVQSSGDNGVVVFSLGSMIDNLTDDTANVIASALAQIPQKVRCSSSVVVSTVWDINSYVPFTASYYTLSLRSLMNNFIEIHLIVGHSKTKAFITHGGANGIYEAIHHGVPMVGIPLFGEQRDNIAHMVAKGAAAQLDIRTLSSKDLLRALETVINNPLCKKNAIWLSTIHHDQPMKPLDRAIFWIEFVMRNKGAKHLRPLAHNLTWYQYHSLDIIGFPLACVATVLFLVTKCWLLVYQMVVKMGKKKKRE
- the LOC125364902 gene encoding UDP-glucuronosyltransferase 2B17-like isoform X2, with the protein product MPGKRIWVLLLLQLNCYFSSGSCGKVLVWPMEYSPWINMKVILDELILRGHEITVVRPSSAIFVGSNESYSIKFETFPSSFNTDEYMGVFSQLTNLWAYELSRTTCLAYLPLLENLFMKFSDIWLNICKEAALNKELMARLRKARFDIVIADAIGLFGELLSELLEIPLLYTLRFHPGYTTEKYSGGLLVPPSYVPVMSGLSGQMTFMERVENFICMLYFDFWFETFKSKKWSNFYSEVLGHLTTLLEKMSRADIWLIRSYWDLEFPHPTLPSFDFVGGLHCKPAKPLPTEMEDFVQSSGDNGVVVFSLGSMIDNLTDDTANVIASALAQIPQKVRWEYVPFTASYYTLSLRSLMNNFIEIHLIVGHSKTKAFITHGGANGIYEAIHHGVPMVGIPLFGEQRDNIAHMVAKGAAAQLDIRTLSSKDLLRALETVINNPLCKKNAIWLSTIHHDQPMKPLDRAIFWIEFVMRNKGAKHLRPLAHNLTWYQYHSLDIIGFPLACVATVLFLVTKCWLLVYQMVVKMGKKKKRE
- the LOC125364902 gene encoding UDP-glucuronosyltransferase 2B17-like isoform X3 — translated: MPGKRIWVLLLLQLNCYFSSGSCGKVLVWPMEYSPWINMKVILDELILRGHEITVVRPSSAIFVGSNESYSIKFETFPSSFNTDEYMGVFSQLTNLWAYELSRTTCLAYLPLLENLFMKFSDIWLNICKEAALNKELMARLRKARFDIVIADAIGLFGELLSELLEIPLLYTLRFHPGYTTEKYSGGLLVPPSYVPVMSGLSGQMTFMERVENFICMLYFDFWFETFKSKKWSNFYSEVLGHLTTLLEKMSRADIWLIRSYWDLEFPHPTLPSFDFVGGLHCKPAKPLPTEMEDFVQSSGDNGVVVFSLGSMIDNLTDDTANVIASALAQIPQKVRCSHSKTKAFITHGGANGIYEAIHHGVPMVGIPLFGEQRDNIAHMVAKGAAAQLDIRTLSSKDLLRALETVINNPLCKKNAIWLSTIHHDQPMKPLDRAIFWIEFVMRNKGAKHLRPLAHNLTWYQYHSLDIIGFPLACVATVLFLVTKCWLLVYQMVVKMGKKKKRE